The following nucleotide sequence is from Caldicellulosiruptor saccharolyticus DSM 8903.
GAGGTGGCTCAGGAGGTATGAAACTTTTGGTTGTTGGACTTGGCGGGGTTGTAGGTGCAGTTTTGAGGTATATAATTTCTAAGATTTTCAAAGAAGTTATGGAAAGAGAACACCCAATTTCAACCTTGTTTATAAATGTAGCTGGGTGTTTTTTCATAGGTTTTTTGTCATCAAAGCATTTACCACAAGGATACAAACTATTTTTGACAACAGGTCTTCTGGGTGGGTTTACTACATACTCTACCTTTATGCTTGAGACATCAATGTATGTAAAAAAATCAAAGCATAAAAAGGCTTTTGTGTATGTTTTCCTCTCTATTGTGTTTGGCATAATGGCAGCAGGTGCTGGGATTTGGTTGGCGAATGCCAATTAGCTTTTTTTGCCAAGATAGTAGATATAAAGTAGTAGATATAAAGAA
It contains:
- the crcB gene encoding fluoride efflux transporter CrcB, translating into MKLLVVGLGGVVGAVLRYIISKIFKEVMEREHPISTLFINVAGCFFIGFLSSKHLPQGYKLFLTTGLLGGFTTYSTFMLETSMYVKKSKHKKAFVYVFLSIVFGIMAAGAGIWLANAN